In a genomic window of Pelecanus crispus isolate bPelCri1 chromosome 1, bPelCri1.pri, whole genome shotgun sequence:
- the KLHL34 gene encoding kelch-like protein 34: MSYFLSYCKAHCTAVLAQYQTLRSEGFLCDILLKVKENEFPAHKSLLACSSDYFRAMFKSYTQESKASVIHLQVVSPTGLQHVLDFIYTSLLPLSFESLEDTLEAASYLQVTDAIGLCNQYLVKNLALENCCFSANVASKFYLPDALAATEKYIVNNLWKLLNLDLPGLLELNFRSLLAVVESSDLPMVKETCLLNLVLLWLKQDKSRLAHASSLLEHIRYGLIPVEELRKTYTQSEVPLSAGIKCLIIKAINYHTSVFKQPVLQDKSTTLRNQKTRIILLGGGTESEGLITDVVAFDVYNHKWQTLTQVQDRVQNHSVCVVGNFLYVLGGEIESGAPGDAKTKKILLVTNKVHRYDPRFNTWTQITGMLEKRCQFSCCVLGKDIFAIGGRGEDGLLHSSVEVYNISRDRWTKARELPCKIHGHASAICKNTIYISGGKYSDPANTSKDVYSLSSLEGQWMTQAPMSIARFGHQMATIREAIFTFLGLYEPFSEIERYDPDQNQWTRLRPLIYDRFCYGLAVVEETALLIGGKKWQNSQEVPTQDVVGYDIDSDGWEEICKAPLPWCGLQCAVLQLSELADEQDSDSQQKRPPNY, from the coding sequence ATGAGCTACTTCCTCTCCTACTGCAAAGCACACTGCACTGCTGTGCTTGCCCAGTACCAGACCCTGAGATCAGAGGGCTTTCTGTGTGATATTTTGCTGAAAGTGAAGGAGAACGAGTTTCCTGCACACAAGTCCTTGTTGGCATGCTCCAGCGACTATTTTCGAGCCATGTTCAAAAGTTATACCCAAGAGTCTAAAGCCAGTGTAATTCACCTGCAAGTTGTCTCACCCACCGGTCTCCAGCATGTCCTGGATTTCATTTACACTTCCTTGTTGCCCCTTTCCTTCGAAAGCCTGGAGGATACCTTGGAAGCTGCAAGCTACTTGCAAGTGACTGATGCTATTGGCTTGTGCAATCAGTACTTAGTGAAGAACCTTGCCTTGGAAAACTGTTGCTTCTCTGCCAACGTGGCCAGCAAGTTCTACCTGCCGGATGCCttagcagcaacagaaaaatacatcgTCAATAATCTCTGGAAGCTGCTGAACTTGGATTTGCCAGGACTGCTTGAGCTGAACTTCAGGTCTTTGCTAGCAGTGGTTGAATCATCAGATCTCCCCATGGTGAAAGAAACCTGCCTGCTGAATcttgtgctgctgtggctgaagcaGGATAAATCCAGGCTGGCTCATGCAAGCAGCCTTTTAGAACACATCAGGTACGGCCTCATCCCTGTGGAAGAGCTGAGAAAAACCTACACACAGTCAGAAGTGCCCCTCTCCGCAGGTATTAAGTGCTTGATCATTAAAGCAATAAATTACCATACATCTGTTTTCAAACAGCCTGTCCTGCAGGATAAGTCCACCACTCTGAGGAACCAGAAAACTCGGATCATTCTACTGGGGGGAGGGACGGAAAGCGAGGGGCTCATCACTGATGTGGTGGCCTTCGACGTTTACAATCACAAATGGCAAACTCTCACGCAGGTGCAGGACAGGGTGCAGAACCACAGTGTGTGCGTGGTGGGGAACTTCCTCTATGTCTTGGGTGGGGAAATAGAAAGTGGTGCCCCGGGTGACGCTAAAACCAAAAAGATCTTACTGGTTACGAACAAGGTCCATCGTTATGATCCGAGATTTAACACATGGACCCAAATCACGGGCATGCTGGAAAAGAGATGCCAGTTTTCTTGTTGTGTCCTAGGCAAGGACATCTTTGCCATTGGTGGAAGGGGTGAGGATGGGTTGCTGCATTCATCTGTGGAAGTCTACAACATCAGCAGGGACAGATGGACGAAGGCCAGGGAATTGCCATGCAAGATACATGGCCATGCCAGTGCCATTTGCAAGAATACTATATACATCTCGGGTGGCAAGTACTCAGACCCAGCCAACACAAGCAAGGACGTATATTCTCTGAGCTCACTTGAAGGGCAGTGGATGACACAAGCCCCCATGAGCATTGCTCGGTTTGGGCATCAGATGGCAACAATCAGAGAAGCCATATTCACCTTTTTAGGATTATATGAACCATTCTCTGAAATAGAAAGATACGACCCTGATCAAAACCAATGGACTCGGTTAAGACCACTGATCTATGATCGATTTTGCTATGGCCTGGCAGTGGTAGAGGAAACGGCTCTTCTTATCGGgggaaagaaatggcaaaactcACAGGAAGTCCCCACGCAAGACGTGGTTGGCTATGACATCGACAGCGATGGCTGGGAAGAGATCTGCAAAGCCCCCTTGCCTTGGTGTGGGCTGCAGTGCGCGGTGCTGCAACTCTCTGAGCTGGCCGATGAGCAGGACAGCGACAGCCAGCAGAAGAGGCCGCCGAACTACTGA